One genomic segment of Streptomyces sp. RKND-216 includes these proteins:
- a CDS encoding aspartate/glutamate racemase family protein: MTARLPLLPGSRPSTAHGRPGATPAAGRGGGGEATGPVLGILGGMGPLASAAFLQTVYETAVERAGAAAEQTLPRCLLDSDPGFPDRTDTIRSRGEAAWADRLRRGVGGLLDMGATRVVVACVTAHHFVGALEPEHRRRLISLVSTTLDELAATPTGARYLLVATDGTREAGIFQRAPRWPESAHRVVLPEPDVQRELHGLLYRLKAEPLTATLADRFRVLAHQHGCAGLIAGCTELHLLSRWQRRNGGATTVIDPLLAIATQLTTLLSR; this comes from the coding sequence GTGACAGCCCGGCTGCCCCTCCTGCCCGGCTCCCGGCCGTCCACGGCGCACGGCCGGCCCGGCGCGACCCCCGCCGCCGGCCGCGGGGGCGGGGGCGAGGCGACGGGGCCGGTCCTGGGGATCCTCGGCGGCATGGGGCCGCTGGCCTCCGCCGCGTTCCTGCAGACCGTCTACGAGACGGCCGTGGAACGGGCCGGCGCGGCGGCGGAGCAGACGCTGCCGCGCTGCCTGCTCGACTCCGACCCGGGCTTCCCCGACCGCACGGACACCATCCGCAGCCGTGGGGAGGCCGCGTGGGCCGACCGGTTGCGCCGCGGCGTCGGCGGGCTGCTGGACATGGGGGCCACGCGGGTGGTCGTCGCCTGCGTGACGGCGCACCACTTCGTCGGCGCGCTGGAACCCGAGCACCGGCGACGGCTGATCTCGCTGGTCTCCACGACCCTCGACGAGCTGGCTGCGACCCCCACAGGCGCGCGCTACCTGCTCGTGGCCACCGACGGCACCCGGGAAGCGGGGATCTTCCAGCGCGCACCGCGCTGGCCGGAGTCGGCGCACCGGGTCGTCCTTCCGGAGCCGGACGTGCAGCGGGAGCTGCACGGGCTGCTCTACCGCCTCAAGGCGGAGCCGCTGACCGCCACCCTGGCGGACCGTTTCCGCGTGCTCGCCCACCAGCACGGCTGCGCGGGCCTGATCGCCGGGTGCACCGAACTGCATCTGCTGTCGCGGTGGCAGCGCAGGAACGGCGGCGCAACGACCGTCATCGACCCCCTGCTGGCCATCGCCACACAACTCACGACCCTGCTCAGCCGATAG
- a CDS encoding AMP-binding protein: MPDSDVLTAPTHRVVVDHAGRYSVHPATRARPAGWHDAGFDGTEEACLDHVARTWSGPAPTPLRRHPAYRRPGRDTLVAVLRAHARQRPDDVACTVLGLRGEETEEATYADLDRRARTVAAALLRRAAPGDRALVALPTGVDFAAAFFGCLYAGIVAVPVPLPEPSRGFRRQLDRLRLLVEDAGPAVVLTTADFAGNAEADVLGDVERLAVAGLETALADDWRDPGVTPKTLAFLQYTSGSTSAPKGVVLTHHNIMENLAAVCGALRSADGFGVDTAPVQDFRFVSWLPLFHDMGLSQLLIPLFAGGRTVLMPPAAFLLRPALWLETISRYRAAVASGPDFAYGMCARKMKDEEVAALDLSSWKLALNGAEPVRWESLHAFTERFRAVGFDPSAHLPCYGMAEATVYLSGGRGAGEARVLDIDPEVLELSGRVTPARDGAGRRLVSCGRVPEHHDLRIVDPQTLRERPPEHLGEIWVSGDSIGLGYWQNPEASQERFGARLAGTDRTFLRTGDLGFLSGGELFVAGRADDLIIIDGRNHFPQDLEGTAADSHPALAGGKCAAFPDPDPDVPRVVLAVETRGDRRVLPAGEQPSAADEVTADEVTRAVVRRLVEDHHVGVSAVVLLRPGGLPRTTSGKIQRKLTRKLYGAGGLKTW; encoded by the coding sequence ATGCCGGACAGCGATGTGCTGACCGCACCGACCCACCGCGTCGTGGTCGACCACGCGGGCCGGTACTCGGTCCACCCCGCCACCCGTGCCCGCCCTGCGGGCTGGCACGACGCGGGCTTCGACGGCACCGAGGAGGCCTGCCTGGACCACGTCGCGCGGACGTGGTCCGGACCCGCGCCGACCCCGCTGCGCCGTCATCCGGCGTACCGACGGCCGGGCCGGGACACCCTCGTCGCGGTGCTGCGCGCACACGCGCGGCAGCGACCGGACGACGTCGCCTGCACGGTGCTCGGCCTGCGCGGCGAGGAGACGGAGGAGGCCACCTACGCGGACCTCGACCGCCGGGCGCGGACCGTCGCCGCCGCCCTGCTCCGGCGGGCGGCCCCCGGGGACCGCGCCCTGGTGGCGCTCCCCACGGGTGTCGACTTCGCGGCGGCCTTCTTCGGCTGCCTCTACGCGGGGATCGTCGCCGTCCCGGTCCCCCTCCCGGAACCGTCACGGGGCTTCCGGCGCCAACTCGACCGGCTCCGCCTGCTGGTCGAGGACGCCGGGCCCGCCGTGGTGCTGACCACGGCGGACTTCGCCGGCAATGCGGAGGCGGACGTCCTCGGTGACGTCGAACGCCTCGCCGTCGCCGGGCTGGAGACTGCGCTCGCGGACGACTGGCGGGACCCGGGTGTCACCCCGAAGACCCTCGCGTTCCTGCAGTACACCTCCGGTTCGACCAGCGCGCCCAAGGGCGTGGTGCTCACCCACCACAACATCATGGAGAACCTGGCCGCGGTGTGCGGCGCCCTGCGGTCGGCCGACGGCTTCGGCGTGGACACCGCCCCCGTCCAGGACTTCCGGTTCGTGAGCTGGCTGCCGCTCTTCCACGACATGGGCCTCTCCCAGCTGCTCATCCCCCTGTTCGCCGGCGGGCGCACCGTGCTGATGCCGCCCGCCGCGTTCCTGCTGCGCCCGGCGCTCTGGCTGGAGACCATCAGCCGCTACCGCGCCGCCGTGGCCAGCGGGCCCGACTTCGCCTACGGCATGTGCGCCCGGAAGATGAAGGACGAGGAGGTGGCGGCGCTCGACCTGAGCAGCTGGAAGCTCGCGCTCAACGGCGCGGAACCGGTGCGCTGGGAGTCGCTGCATGCCTTCACCGAACGGTTCCGGGCGGTGGGCTTCGACCCGTCCGCGCACCTCCCCTGCTACGGCATGGCCGAAGCCACCGTGTACCTGAGCGGCGGCCGCGGCGCGGGCGAGGCGCGCGTCCTCGACATCGACCCCGAGGTGCTGGAGCTGTCCGGGCGCGTGACGCCGGCGCGCGACGGCGCCGGGCGGCGGCTGGTCTCCTGCGGACGCGTCCCGGAGCATCACGACCTGCGCATCGTCGACCCGCAGACGCTGCGCGAACGCCCCCCGGAGCACCTCGGCGAGATCTGGGTGTCCGGCGACAGCATCGGCCTCGGCTACTGGCAGAACCCGGAGGCGTCCCAGGAGCGCTTCGGCGCCCGGCTGGCGGGCACCGACCGGACCTTCCTGCGCACCGGAGACCTCGGATTCCTCTCCGGGGGCGAGCTGTTCGTGGCGGGGCGAGCGGACGACCTGATCATCATCGACGGCAGGAACCACTTCCCCCAGGACCTGGAGGGCACCGCCGCCGACAGCCACCCGGCCCTGGCCGGCGGCAAGTGCGCAGCCTTCCCCGACCCGGACCCGGACGTGCCGCGCGTCGTGCTCGCGGTCGAGACGCGCGGCGACCGGCGCGTCCTGCCCGCCGGCGAACAGCCCTCCGCCGCAGACGAGGTGACGGCCGACGAGGTCACGCGGGCCGTGGTGCGTCGGCTGGTGGAGGACCACCACGTCGGCGTCTCGGCCGTCGTCCTGCTCCGGCCCGGCGGTCTTCCCCGGACCACCAGTGGCAAGATCCAGCGGAAGCTCACGCGGAAGCTGTACGGCGCGGGCGGACTGAAGACCTGGTGA
- a CDS encoding type I polyketide synthase: MSTTVPGAWAEDPSTLVGWIARSVAERAGLPEESVDPTTPFADCGLSSRDAVALIGDLQTHLSQDLSPALMWEHPTPQALGTHLAGGPSDATAPHPPPRLRTDLPAVEKATSRHEAGAVAVIGMGCRFPGSDGPAALWRHLIAGNDLVSAPGTRRELLGDHGPLGLLDDVAGFDAEFFSLSGREAAYVDPQQRLLLETAWEALEDAGIPPRSLAGSTTGVFVGISASDYGRLQGGTGAALGPYSGSGQSLTMAANRLSYLLDLGGPSMAVDTACSSSLVAVHLACRSLRSGECDTAVAGGVNLILTPDTTEIFTRAGMMAGDGRCKTFDAAADGYVRAEGCGVVVLKRLTDALRDGDPVLAVIRGTAVNQDGRSNGLTAPSGEAQRRVIRDALRDAGIQPARIGYVEAHGTGTPLGDPVETRALSAVLTEGRRPDDPLLTGSVKTNIGHAESAAGMAGLIKTVLALRHGVIPPHLHLKTPNPRIDTDGVLRIPTVATPWPEAATPRAAGVSSFGFGGTNAHVVVTEAPEADDPAAGPGGEAGGDATGTRRTDVLTLSARTPEALHTLVDRYARVLRDPAGPAWDDVCHTAGSGRTHFAHRFAVAAGDAEEAATRAEQWLATGRATGTHSGQTLAPIAPVAPGGTPAGGVAFLFGGQGTQYPGMGRRLLETSPAFRRALEECDEIAAAHLGRTVTSLLPVDSADADLLARTRYTQPVLFAVGYALAALWRSRGVEPAYVLGHSAGSLAAACVAGVFGPEDGLRLAAERGRLIEERCDEGRMLVVLAAEATVREVLAGLNLDGTDPSKSVIACVNGESNVVVSGTAAGVDAARRAFAARDVVTRDLPSEYAFHSPLMAPARAAFLDVARTVEFAAPRIPFVSDTDGRLFDGSLRPDADHWARHLEEPVRFADGLRALAAEGCTTFLEAGPGRTLGTAGRRTVPGALWLCSLREGADDQAVLADAVAGLYVAGHPVDREGAAAGRPPRRVAGLPTYPFKRSPHWLPSAAPQAPALPAAGLRPAGPPSRPRTEGPLPVAHRPNESPAQGRVLSLLTETVGRLLENPEAADPDASFLELGADSLTLMHTLQAVQRTFGVRLPVAKLFDELNTPRLLAEYVEAQAPLAAATADPAGAEPPEPATRVAAPGTPAGETAGHGAPGGDAVEHFLSVHARVMDQAYALLRGSGRPLPPAAAASPATAPAEAGLRTEHPHEAPVAAPLPRAAPDTFVPFRQAPASGTAAASGSVRAEGRDGEEGSRRAYVAALVERYCARTAESKAQAVRERVYHADVRHAPQPHLNLREARYPLVVTRSEGSRVWDADGNAYLDLTMGFGVNFFGHREPFIEQALTDQLARGMHLGPHNDLAAETAELVCELTSQERTVFCNTGSEAVMVAVRLARAVTGRSRVALFAGAYHGSADPILAVQNPDGSSAHAVPLAPGIPEEVAANALVLPYDDPASLQALRDHAGELAAVLVEPVQSRRPDIQPGEFLRELRELTRQADVPLIFDEVITGFRMHPGGAQALFGVRADLAVYGKVMGGGMPIGAVAGRAKYLDPIDGGAWTFGDAPYRQSVRTFFSGTFCKHPLALAAGRAVLRELKRRGPALQESVSGKVAALASAVNGLFEAADVPVRLTAFGSLFRFRFLRETALSETVEVFHTALAEKGIYVWEGRNCFLSTAHTDEDVATLVAALAETADEMTEAGFFPGARTIHPPASLPPGDAQHELWLLAQTGEDASRAYNESVRLDLRGRLDLSALREAVQAVVARHEGLRTVFSPDEGRQRVLSVDAFDVPLVRFGASGTDAAGWADAAAWADEVFDLEAGPLVRAAVERLDDTHHRLHLTAHHTVVDGWAFRVVLEEIGRLYSAAVGTDTEPLPPARQFRELVQREHERRSGERLRAHERFWLDTHADPAPALRLPTDRPRPARSSSEGASVTVTLEDGLSRRIASAGSRLGCTPFTLLLSAYAGLLHRLTGADDVVIGVPVAQRDEPGADRVVGNCSSVLPLRSRPAPDASVRDVTVAMQRHLAEAFAHGDCSFAAIASRLPQGTEGPRRQLHATLFNLDQAPEPPALAGLEVSLGTPGRRHVKCDLAMDVLQEGERYHVTVEYRTDLFDAATVRGYADAYTRLLETFLAAPDGPAPLTGPLRGTGTRTPPVVESPAVESVPPVPAAETMPDAPPAYRAPRNATEATLLAVWQEVTGSQDAGTDDDFFALGGHSLQAVRVVAAVRERLGATMPARWLFENPTVAALAARLGAGDTVAAPPARRERPDILPLSHAQQRLWFLGRLEGPSSTYNLPLPLRLTGPLDTEALTAALGDVVARHEPLRTVFEERRGVPRQHILPVEDVPAALAKRTLEPAELDAAVRQAAAHPFDLADEVPLKGSLFELGEQDHVLLLVLHHAAGDGWSLPVLARDLTTAYTARRAGRAPDWAPLEVQYADYTLWQAERLGSAKDPESLLSRQLGFWREALAGLPDEITLPADRPRPRVASHRGGQVRFTVDERVHAALSKLAQESRASVFMVTQAALAVLLDRLGAGTDVPIGTPVAGRPEENLEDLVGFFVNTLVLRTDTSGEPTFRRLVERVRDADLAALAHQDVPFEQLVQALNPPRSRARHPLFQVMLGFETEGPLELKAAGLRITEEPDPTDVAKFDLFLSVRELRTGDGGPAGLSACLEYSTDLFDPATARTLTARLNRLLTAFATDPDLRCADPALDPENPEYPENLEK; encoded by the coding sequence GTGAGCACCACTGTGCCGGGCGCGTGGGCAGAGGATCCGTCCACCCTGGTGGGCTGGATCGCCCGGAGCGTCGCCGAACGGGCCGGGCTCCCCGAGGAATCGGTGGACCCCACCACCCCGTTCGCCGACTGCGGCCTCTCCTCGCGGGACGCCGTCGCCCTGATCGGCGACCTGCAGACCCACCTCTCGCAGGACCTTTCCCCCGCCCTGATGTGGGAACACCCCACCCCGCAGGCGCTCGGCACCCACCTTGCGGGCGGGCCGTCCGATGCCACCGCTCCTCACCCGCCGCCCAGGCTGAGAACCGACCTCCCGGCTGTGGAGAAGGCCACGTCCCGGCACGAGGCCGGCGCCGTGGCGGTGATCGGGATGGGGTGCCGCTTCCCCGGCTCCGACGGGCCGGCCGCCCTGTGGCGGCACCTGATCGCGGGGAACGACCTGGTGTCGGCCCCGGGCACCCGGCGTGAACTGCTCGGCGACCACGGCCCGCTGGGGCTGCTCGACGACGTGGCGGGATTCGACGCGGAGTTCTTCTCGCTGTCCGGCCGCGAGGCCGCCTACGTCGATCCCCAGCAGCGTCTGCTGCTGGAGACCGCCTGGGAGGCGCTGGAGGACGCCGGCATCCCCCCGCGCTCGCTCGCCGGCAGCACGACCGGCGTGTTCGTCGGCATCAGCGCCAGCGACTACGGGCGCCTTCAGGGCGGCACGGGCGCCGCACTCGGCCCGTACAGCGGCAGCGGCCAGTCCCTCACCATGGCGGCCAACCGGCTCTCGTACCTCCTCGACCTCGGCGGACCGAGCATGGCCGTCGACACCGCCTGCTCCTCCTCCCTGGTGGCCGTGCACCTGGCGTGCCGGAGCCTGCGTTCCGGCGAGTGCGACACGGCGGTCGCCGGCGGCGTCAACCTGATCCTGACCCCCGACACCACAGAGATCTTCACGAGGGCCGGGATGATGGCCGGAGACGGACGGTGCAAGACGTTCGACGCCGCCGCCGACGGCTACGTGCGGGCCGAGGGGTGCGGCGTCGTCGTCCTCAAGCGCCTGACCGACGCGCTCCGGGACGGCGACCCGGTGCTGGCGGTGATCCGCGGGACCGCCGTGAACCAGGACGGCCGCAGCAACGGCCTGACGGCGCCCAGCGGCGAGGCGCAGCGTCGCGTGATCCGGGACGCGCTGCGGGACGCGGGAATCCAGCCCGCCCGCATCGGCTACGTGGAGGCGCACGGGACCGGTACCCCGCTCGGGGACCCGGTGGAGACCCGCGCCCTCAGCGCCGTGCTCACAGAAGGCCGCCGACCGGACGACCCGCTGCTGACGGGCTCGGTCAAGACGAACATCGGCCACGCCGAGTCCGCCGCCGGAATGGCCGGACTGATCAAGACCGTGCTGGCGCTGCGGCACGGCGTGATCCCGCCGCACCTGCACCTGAAGACACCCAACCCGCGCATCGACACCGACGGCGTCCTGCGCATCCCGACCGTCGCGACGCCCTGGCCGGAAGCAGCCACGCCGCGTGCGGCGGGCGTCAGTTCGTTCGGCTTCGGCGGCACCAACGCCCACGTCGTCGTCACGGAGGCGCCGGAGGCCGACGACCCTGCCGCCGGACCGGGCGGCGAGGCGGGCGGCGACGCGACCGGCACGCGGCGGACGGACGTGCTGACGCTGAGCGCCCGCACTCCGGAGGCGCTGCACACCCTGGTCGACCGGTACGCGCGGGTGCTCCGGGACCCGGCGGGCCCGGCGTGGGACGACGTCTGCCACACAGCGGGCAGCGGCCGCACCCACTTCGCGCACCGCTTCGCGGTCGCCGCCGGGGACGCGGAGGAAGCCGCGACCCGCGCGGAGCAGTGGCTGGCCACGGGCCGTGCCACGGGCACGCACAGCGGACAGACCCTCGCCCCGATCGCCCCCGTTGCCCCGGGCGGCACCCCGGCGGGTGGCGTGGCCTTCCTGTTCGGCGGCCAGGGCACCCAGTACCCCGGGATGGGGCGGCGGCTCCTCGAGACCTCTCCCGCCTTCCGCCGCGCCCTGGAGGAGTGCGACGAGATCGCCGCGGCGCACCTCGGACGCACCGTCACCTCGCTGCTCCCAGTGGATTCCGCCGACGCGGACCTGCTCGCACGGACCCGCTACACGCAGCCCGTCCTCTTCGCCGTCGGGTACGCGCTCGCCGCACTGTGGCGCTCCCGGGGCGTGGAACCGGCGTACGTGCTGGGTCACAGCGCCGGCTCACTCGCCGCGGCGTGCGTGGCGGGCGTCTTCGGCCCCGAGGACGGCCTGCGGCTGGCCGCCGAACGCGGCCGGCTCATCGAAGAGCGGTGCGACGAGGGCCGGATGCTGGTCGTGCTGGCGGCCGAGGCGACCGTGCGGGAAGTACTGGCCGGTCTGAACCTGGACGGGACTGACCCATCGAAGAGCGTCATCGCCTGCGTCAACGGCGAGAGCAACGTCGTGGTCTCCGGCACGGCGGCGGGAGTGGACGCCGCCCGGCGCGCGTTCGCCGCCCGCGACGTGGTCACCCGGGACCTGCCGTCGGAGTACGCCTTCCACTCCCCGCTGATGGCCCCGGCCCGTGCCGCCTTCCTCGACGTCGCGCGCACCGTCGAGTTCGCGGCGCCCCGTATCCCCTTCGTCAGCGACACCGACGGTCGCCTCTTCGACGGGTCGCTGCGCCCGGACGCCGACCACTGGGCACGCCATCTGGAAGAGCCCGTGCGCTTCGCCGACGGTCTGCGCGCCCTGGCCGCCGAGGGCTGCACCACCTTCCTGGAGGCGGGCCCGGGCCGCACGTTGGGCACGGCGGGGCGTCGCACGGTGCCGGGCGCGCTGTGGCTGTGCTCGCTGCGGGAGGGCGCCGACGACCAGGCGGTGCTCGCCGACGCCGTCGCCGGACTGTACGTCGCGGGGCATCCGGTCGACCGGGAGGGGGCCGCCGCGGGAAGGCCGCCGCGGCGTGTCGCGGGGCTGCCCACCTACCCGTTCAAGCGCTCCCCGCACTGGCTCCCCTCTGCAGCGCCGCAAGCCCCGGCGCTCCCGGCCGCCGGCCTCCGGCCTGCCGGCCCTCCCTCTCGTCCCCGAACGGAAGGACCCCTCCCCGTGGCACACCGGCCCAACGAATCTCCGGCGCAGGGCCGGGTGCTGTCGCTGCTCACCGAGACCGTCGGGCGGCTGCTGGAGAACCCGGAGGCGGCCGATCCGGACGCGTCCTTCCTCGAACTGGGCGCCGACTCGCTGACCCTGATGCACACCCTGCAGGCGGTGCAGCGGACCTTCGGCGTACGCCTGCCGGTCGCCAAGCTCTTCGACGAGCTGAACACCCCGCGGCTGCTCGCGGAATACGTCGAGGCGCAGGCACCCCTGGCCGCCGCCACCGCGGACCCGGCCGGGGCGGAGCCGCCGGAGCCGGCGACGCGTGTCGCCGCACCGGGCACGCCCGCCGGGGAGACCGCGGGGCACGGGGCGCCGGGCGGCGACGCCGTCGAGCACTTCCTCTCCGTGCACGCCCGCGTGATGGACCAGGCGTACGCACTGCTGCGGGGCTCCGGGCGTCCACTGCCCCCGGCGGCCGCTGCGTCACCGGCCACCGCCCCGGCGGAGGCGGGCCTGCGCACGGAACACCCGCACGAGGCCCCGGTGGCCGCCCCCCTCCCCCGCGCGGCGCCGGACACCTTCGTGCCGTTCCGGCAGGCTCCGGCGTCCGGCACGGCCGCCGCGTCCGGCTCCGTCCGGGCCGAGGGACGGGACGGGGAGGAGGGGAGCCGCCGCGCCTACGTCGCCGCCCTGGTGGAGCGGTACTGCGCGCGGACCGCCGAGTCCAAGGCGCAGGCCGTGCGGGAGCGCGTGTACCACGCCGACGTACGCCACGCGCCGCAGCCGCACCTCAACCTGAGAGAGGCGCGGTACCCGCTGGTCGTCACCCGCTCCGAGGGCTCCCGGGTGTGGGACGCCGACGGCAACGCGTACCTCGACCTCACCATGGGCTTCGGGGTCAACTTCTTCGGGCACCGCGAACCCTTCATCGAGCAGGCGCTCACCGACCAGCTGGCGCGGGGCATGCATCTCGGCCCGCACAACGACCTCGCCGCCGAGACGGCGGAACTCGTCTGCGAACTGACCAGCCAGGAGCGGACCGTCTTCTGCAACACCGGTTCGGAGGCCGTGATGGTCGCGGTCCGGCTGGCACGCGCGGTGACCGGCCGGTCCAGGGTCGCGCTGTTCGCGGGCGCCTACCACGGTTCGGCAGACCCGATCCTGGCCGTGCAGAACCCCGACGGCTCCTCCGCCCACGCCGTGCCGCTCGCGCCGGGCATCCCCGAGGAGGTCGCGGCCAACGCCCTCGTTCTCCCCTACGACGACCCGGCCTCCCTACAGGCGCTGCGCGACCACGCGGGCGAGCTCGCCGCCGTACTCGTCGAACCGGTGCAGAGCCGGCGGCCGGACATCCAGCCCGGGGAGTTCCTGCGCGAGCTGCGGGAGCTGACCCGGCAGGCGGACGTGCCGCTGATCTTCGACGAGGTGATCACCGGCTTCCGCATGCACCCGGGCGGCGCGCAGGCGCTGTTCGGGGTGCGGGCGGACCTCGCCGTCTACGGGAAGGTGATGGGCGGCGGCATGCCGATCGGTGCCGTCGCCGGCCGGGCGAAGTACCTCGACCCCATCGACGGCGGCGCCTGGACCTTCGGCGACGCGCCCTACCGGCAGAGCGTCCGGACCTTCTTCAGCGGGACCTTCTGCAAGCACCCGCTGGCGCTCGCGGCGGGCCGGGCCGTGCTGCGCGAGCTGAAGCGCCGGGGGCCGGCCCTGCAGGAGTCCGTCAGCGGGAAGGTGGCGGCCCTGGCGTCCGCGGTCAACGGCCTCTTCGAAGCGGCCGACGTACCCGTCCGGCTGACCGCCTTCGGCTCTCTCTTCCGGTTCCGCTTCCTGCGGGAGACGGCGCTGTCGGAGACGGTGGAGGTATTCCACACCGCCCTCGCGGAGAAGGGGATCTACGTCTGGGAGGGCCGCAACTGCTTCCTCTCCACCGCGCACACTGACGAGGACGTGGCCACTCTCGTCGCGGCACTCGCGGAGACCGCCGACGAGATGACCGAGGCCGGCTTCTTCCCCGGCGCGCGCACCATCCACCCGCCCGCGAGCTTGCCGCCGGGCGACGCGCAGCACGAACTGTGGCTGCTGGCCCAGACGGGCGAGGACGCCTCGCGGGCCTACAACGAAAGCGTCCGGCTCGACCTCCGGGGGAGGCTGGACCTTTCGGCGCTCCGTGAGGCCGTGCAGGCAGTGGTCGCCCGCCACGAGGGCCTGCGGACCGTGTTCAGCCCGGACGAGGGACGTCAACGGGTCCTGTCCGTCGACGCGTTCGACGTGCCGCTGGTGCGGTTCGGCGCGTCCGGTACGGACGCTGCGGGCTGGGCGGACGCGGCCGCCTGGGCGGACGAGGTCTTCGACCTGGAAGCCGGACCACTGGTCCGCGCCGCGGTGGAACGGCTCGACGACACCCACCACCGCCTGCACCTGACCGCACACCACACCGTGGTGGACGGCTGGGCCTTCCGCGTGGTGCTGGAGGAGATCGGCCGGCTGTACTCCGCCGCCGTCGGCACGGACACCGAACCGCTGCCGCCGGCCCGCCAGTTCCGGGAACTGGTCCAGCGCGAGCACGAACGCCGCAGCGGTGAGCGCCTGCGGGCCCACGAACGCTTCTGGCTGGACACGCACGCCGACCCCGCGCCCGCGCTCCGGCTGCCGACCGACCGGCCCCGGCCCGCCCGCTCCTCGTCGGAGGGCGCGTCGGTGACCGTCACCCTGGAGGACGGCCTCTCCCGCCGGATCGCCTCCGCCGGCTCCCGGCTCGGGTGCACTCCGTTCACGCTGCTGCTCAGCGCGTACGCCGGGCTGCTCCACCGGCTCACTGGCGCCGACGATGTGGTGATCGGCGTGCCGGTGGCCCAGCGCGACGAGCCCGGCGCCGACCGCGTGGTGGGCAACTGCAGCAGCGTGCTGCCCCTCCGCAGCCGCCCCGCACCGGACGCGTCGGTCCGGGACGTCACCGTCGCGATGCAGCGCCATCTGGCCGAGGCGTTCGCGCACGGCGACTGCTCGTTCGCGGCGATCGCCTCCCGGCTGCCCCAGGGAACCGAGGGCCCGCGGCGACAGTTGCACGCCACGCTGTTCAACCTCGACCAGGCCCCCGAACCGCCCGCGCTGGCAGGGCTGGAGGTCTCGCTGGGCACGCCCGGACGGCGGCACGTCAAGTGCGACCTGGCCATGGACGTGCTGCAGGAGGGCGAGCGGTACCACGTCACCGTCGAGTACCGCACCGACCTCTTCGACGCCGCCACGGTGCGCGGCTACGCCGACGCGTACACGCGCCTGCTGGAGACCTTCCTCGCCGCACCCGACGGGCCCGCGCCCCTCACCGGTCCCCTGCGGGGCACCGGGACGAGGACGCCCCCGGTCGTGGAATCCCCCGCCGTGGAGTCCGTCCCCCCGGTGCCCGCCGCCGAAACGATGCCGGACGCGCCACCCGCCTACCGGGCCCCGCGGAACGCCACCGAGGCCACCCTGCTCGCCGTCTGGCAGGAGGTGACCGGCAGCCAGGACGCCGGGACGGACGACGACTTCTTCGCCCTGGGCGGCCACTCGCTCCAGGCCGTCCGGGTGGTGGCCGCCGTACGCGAACGGCTCGGCGCGACCATGCCGGCGCGCTGGCTGTTCGAGAACCCGACCGTCGCCGCGCTGGCCGCCCGGCTCGGCGCGGGCGACACCGTCGCCGCCCCGCCGGCCCGGCGGGAACGACCGGACATCCTCCCGCTGTCCCACGCGCAGCAGCGGCTGTGGTTCCTCGGCCGGCTCGAAGGCCCGAGCTCCACCTACAACCTGCCGCTGCCGCTGCGGCTGACGGGCCCGCTGGACACGGAGGCGCTCACCGCGGCCCTGGGCGACGTGGTGGCACGGCACGAGCCGCTGCGCACCGTCTTCGAGGAGCGCCGGGGCGTACCGCGCCAGCACATCCTCCCGGTCGAGGACGTCCCTGCGGCCCTGGCCAAGCGGACCCTCGAACCGGCCGAGCTGGACGCGGCCGTGCGGCAGGCCGCCGCGCACCCCTTCGACCTGGCCGACGAGGTGCCCCTGAAGGGCAGCCTGTTCGAACTCGGCGAGCAGGACCACGTGCTGCTCCTGGTGCTGCACCACGCGGCGGGCGACGGCTGGTCGCTGCCGGTGCTGGCCCGCGACCTGACGACCGCGTACACGGCGCGCCGGGCCGGGCGGGCGCCGGACTGGGCCCCTCTGGAGGTGCAGTACGCCGACTACACGCTCTGGCAGGCCGAGCGGCTCGGCTCCGCGAAGGACCCGGAGAGCCTGCTCTCCCGGCAACTCGGCTTCTGGCGCGAGGCACTGGCAGGTCTGCCGGACGAGATCACGCTGCCCGCGGACCGCCCGCGGCCCCGGGTGGCGAGCCACCGCGGCGGACAGGTGCGGTTCACCGTCGACGAGCGGGTGCACGCCGCGCTGTCGAAGCTCGCCCAGGAGAGCAGGGCCAGCGTCTTCATGGTGACCCAGGCCGCTCTCGCCGTCCTGCTCGACCGGCTCGGTGCGGGAACCGACGTCCCCATCGGTACGCCGGTGGCCGGCCGGCCGGAGGAGAACCTGGAAGACCTGGTCGGCTTCTTCGTGAACACGCTGGTCCTGCGCACCGACACCTCCGGGGAACCCACCTTCCGCCGGCTCGTCGAGCGCGTACGAGACGCCGACCTGGCGGCTCTGGCACACCAGGACGTTCCGTTCGAGCAGCTGGTGCAGGCTCTCAACCCGCCGCGCTCGCGCGCCCGTCACCCGCTGTTCCAGGTGATGCTCGGGTTCGAGACGGAGGGCCCGCTGGAGCTGAAGGCCGCCGGGCTGCGGATCACCGAGGAGCCGGACCCCACCGACGTCGCCAAGTTCGACCTGTTCCTCAGCGTGCGGGAACTCCGCACCGGGGACGGCGGCCCCGCGGGGCTCTCCGCCTGCCTGGAGTACAGCACCGACCTGTTCGACCCGGCGACCGCCCGGACACTGACCGCCCGGCTGAACCGGCTGCTCACCGCCTTCGCCACCGACCCGGACCTGCGGTGCGCGGACCCGGCGCTCGACCCCGAGAACCCCGAGTACCCCGAGAACCTCGAGAAGTGA